In Clostridia bacterium, the following are encoded in one genomic region:
- a CDS encoding DUF512 domain-containing protein — translation MTKQLKNEKCTGLTIQSISPHSIGARLNWKPGDRIISINGRNINDILDYRFQVAEDTLEICISTLEGNVTLYRIEKNFDDDLGVSFTEITNDGIRQCRNRCLFCFVDQMPPSLRKSLYVKDDDYRYSFLQGTFVTLTNVDEEDLKKIASMRLSPLYVSVHTTNPELRAQMMRNKKASRIMEQLEFLSQHGIEIHAQIVLCEGINDGAELARSIRELARLWPAVQSLAVVPVGLTKFRRDLPLVHGISPGNALEIVESVSRYQQEYLEKMGTRFVFLADEFYLQTGKEIPTQEEYEDFPQLENGVGIVRLFLDDFAARLEDLREPLPVQERCLIVTGRAATPILAKAVAELNRRIAGYPLELVTVENHFLGSSVTVTGLLSGADIIETLQDRLLKDSDATVLLPDIILNDDMLTIDSYHASQFEAILGNKVVFLPTNGSSLIDYLVNPS, via the coding sequence TTAACGATATCCTGGATTACCGGTTCCAAGTAGCCGAGGACACGCTGGAAATATGTATCAGTACTTTAGAAGGCAACGTTACTTTATACCGAATTGAAAAAAATTTTGATGATGATCTGGGTGTATCCTTTACCGAAATAACCAATGACGGGATCAGACAATGCCGCAACCGTTGTCTTTTTTGTTTTGTGGATCAAATGCCCCCATCCCTGAGAAAATCCCTGTACGTGAAAGACGATGATTATAGGTATTCTTTCTTACAGGGGACTTTCGTGACTTTAACGAACGTAGATGAGGAAGACCTGAAGAAAATTGCTTCCATGCGTTTAAGTCCCCTCTATGTCTCAGTCCATACTACCAATCCGGAATTAAGAGCCCAAATGATGAGAAATAAGAAGGCTTCCCGGATTATGGAACAATTAGAGTTTTTGAGCCAACACGGCATTGAGATACACGCGCAAATAGTACTGTGTGAAGGTATTAACGACGGGGCAGAGCTGGCACGGAGCATCCGGGAATTGGCCCGGCTGTGGCCCGCAGTGCAATCCCTGGCGGTAGTCCCGGTGGGCTTAACCAAATTCCGCCGGGATCTGCCTTTGGTGCACGGCATCAGCCCGGGCAACGCTTTAGAAATCGTGGAATCTGTTTCCCGGTACCAGCAAGAGTATTTAGAAAAGATGGGGACAAGATTTGTCTTCCTGGCCGACGAGTTTTACTTGCAGACCGGTAAAGAGATTCCCACCCAAGAGGAGTATGAAGATTTTCCTCAACTGGAAAATGGGGTGGGGATTGTGCGCTTGTTCTTGGATGATTTTGCGGCAAGACTGGAGGATTTAAGAGAACCGCTGCCGGTTCAGGAACGCTGTCTCATCGTAACGGGCCGCGCCGCAACTCCCATCCTGGCTAAGGCTGTCGCTGAGCTGAACCGCCGTATTGCCGGCTATCCACTGGAGCTGGTGACGGTGGAGAACCACTTCTTGGGGAGCTCCGTGACGGTAACCGGCCTCTTATCCGGGGCTGACATAATCGAAACCCTGCAGGATCGGCTCCTGAAGGACAGTGATGCTACGGTATTGCTGCCGGATATCATACTAAATGATGACATGCTGACCATCGACAGTTATCACGCCAGCCAATTTGAGGCAATATTAGGCAATAAGGTCGTATTCTTGCCGACCAATGGTTCTAGCTTAATTGATTACCTGGTCAATCCCAGTTAG
- a CDS encoding ribosome biogenesis GTPase Der gives MSQQPIVAIVGRPNVGKSTLFNRIVGNRVAIVDDTPGVTRDRIYQQAEWLGRTFTLVDTGGITDLAAGDFIEKQMRYQAQVAIAEADLIVFVVDSRTGLTPDDWLVADILRKTAKPVILAVNKVENFADTHFLSEFYALGLGDPVPVSAAHGMNVGDLLDLVIAKLPAVTETTDDEDAIKVAVIGRPNVGKSSLVNYILGEQRSIVSNIPGTTRDAIDSEVWIDGRKYILIDTAGIRRRSRINEAAEKYSVMRAIRAVERCHVALVMIDAQEGVTEQDKRIAGLPHEAGKASILVVNKWDLVKKDSKTMHKFDQTLREQLNFIAYAPSVYVSALNGQRVSKLVELINFVDEQAVKRIPTRVLNQYLEEVTTLNPPPSDKGQSLKFFYITQSGVRPPTFVIFTNRPEQVHFSYKRYLENKFREAFGFEGSPINFIVKVRT, from the coding sequence ATGTCTCAACAACCAATTGTTGCGATTGTAGGTCGCCCCAATGTAGGCAAATCAACTCTCTTTAACCGGATTGTCGGTAACCGGGTTGCTATTGTAGATGATACCCCGGGGGTGACGCGAGACCGCATTTACCAGCAAGCCGAATGGTTAGGACGCACTTTCACCCTGGTCGATACCGGCGGGATCACGGATCTTGCCGCCGGAGACTTCATTGAAAAACAAATGAGATATCAAGCCCAAGTGGCCATTGCCGAAGCTGATTTAATAGTTTTTGTGGTGGATTCTCGCACAGGCTTGACGCCTGATGACTGGTTGGTGGCTGATATTCTGAGAAAGACTGCCAAACCGGTCATTTTGGCAGTTAACAAAGTAGAGAATTTTGCGGATACTCACTTTTTATCGGAATTTTATGCTCTGGGCCTGGGGGACCCGGTTCCTGTCTCCGCCGCCCACGGCATGAATGTGGGTGACTTGCTCGATTTAGTAATCGCTAAATTGCCTGCAGTCACGGAGACAACCGATGATGAAGATGCCATTAAAGTAGCCGTGATCGGGAGGCCCAATGTGGGTAAGTCCTCACTGGTCAATTATATCTTAGGTGAACAACGTTCCATTGTCAGCAACATTCCCGGTACCACCAGGGATGCCATTGACAGTGAAGTTTGGATTGACGGGCGGAAATACATTCTGATCGATACTGCCGGCATTCGCCGTCGTTCCCGTATTAACGAAGCTGCGGAAAAGTACAGCGTCATGCGGGCCATCAGGGCAGTGGAACGGTGCCATGTTGCCCTGGTCATGATTGACGCTCAGGAAGGTGTTACCGAACAAGACAAGCGCATTGCCGGCTTACCCCACGAGGCCGGAAAAGCGAGCATTTTAGTGGTCAATAAATGGGATTTGGTAAAGAAAGACAGCAAGACCATGCATAAATTCGATCAAACGCTGCGGGAACAATTAAACTTCATCGCCTACGCGCCTTCCGTATACGTTTCCGCATTAAACGGGCAACGAGTTTCTAAACTGGTGGAACTCATCAATTTTGTAGATGAACAAGCAGTGAAACGCATTCCCACCAGGGTGCTCAACCAGTACTTAGAGGAGGTGACCACCCTAAATCCACCTCCTTCCGACAAAGGCCAAAGCCTGAAGTTCTTTTACATAACTCAATCAGGTGTACGCCCCCCCACCTTTGTGATCTTTACCAACCGCCCGGAACAGGTGCACTTTTCCTACAAGCGGTATCTGGAGAACAAATTTAGAGAAGCTTTTGGCTTTGAAGGCAGCCCCATTAATTTTATTGTCAAAGTTAGAACGTAA
- the plsY gene encoding glycerol-3-phosphate 1-O-acyltransferase PlsY yields the protein MALVWSAIIGYFIGSIPIGYLVVRKLYNIDIRRYGSGNIGFTNVFRTAGWGPGIIVLVGDILKGVIAVLVGRWLGGETAGMLGGLAAIAGHNWSLFLKFSGGRGVATGAGVFLALAPKVIGIAALIWLITIALTRYVSLGSILGAVSVPILILIFHESWLLFIFGLLAAVFVIYRHRPNIKRLLNGTEYKFGEKVQRKER from the coding sequence ATGGCATTGGTGTGGTCAGCCATCATCGGTTATTTCATCGGCTCCATTCCCATTGGCTATCTCGTGGTACGCAAGCTGTACAATATTGACATTCGTCGTTACGGCAGCGGCAACATCGGCTTTACCAATGTTTTTAGAACGGCAGGTTGGGGCCCGGGTATTATTGTTTTGGTCGGCGACATTTTAAAAGGCGTCATTGCAGTTCTCGTGGGCCGTTGGCTAGGCGGGGAGACAGCCGGTATGTTAGGGGGCTTGGCAGCCATCGCAGGGCATAACTGGTCTTTATTCTTAAAGTTCAGCGGCGGGCGCGGCGTGGCTACCGGCGCGGGGGTCTTTCTGGCCCTGGCTCCGAAAGTCATCGGCATTGCTGCTCTTATCTGGCTCATTACCATTGCCTTGACCCGCTATGTGTCTTTAGGCTCAATATTGGGTGCCGTTTCTGTACCTATTTTAATATTAATATTTCATGAATCCTGGTTATTGTTTATTTTTGGACTCTTAGCCGCAGTCTTCGTTATTTACCGGCATCGTCCTAATATCAAGAGACTCCTGAACGGAACCGAGTACAAATTTGGAGAAAAGGTCCAGCGTAAGGAGAGATAA
- a CDS encoding NAD(P)H-dependent glycerol-3-phosphate dehydrogenase gives MDCKTAVLGAGSWGTALACHLVSKGIPVTLWARSPETVDRLIADGENRQYLPGIALPRELKITAQLEEALRETHFVVLAVPSQAIRHIAVQIRPLLKGDAFIISTAKGLEQNTYYRMSEVLSEELPHWKHQIAVLSGPSHAEEVARQLPTAVVVSSFSRRTAELVQDLFMNAAFRVYTNPDIIGVELGGALKNIIALATGIADGLGFGDNTRAALMTRGAVEIARLGTKMGAEILTFAGLAGIGDLIVTCSSMHSRNRRAGIALGKGVPLAEVLASMGMVVEGVTITKTVYQLAQKLQVPMPIATEMYHILFEGKDALQSVDSLMRRSKTHELEEIAMAFDQSWQFE, from the coding sequence ATGGACTGTAAAACAGCCGTACTTGGAGCAGGCAGTTGGGGCACTGCTCTGGCATGCCATCTGGTCAGCAAGGGGATTCCAGTAACCTTATGGGCTCGCTCACCGGAAACCGTAGATAGACTAATAGCCGACGGGGAAAACAGGCAATACCTGCCCGGCATTGCCTTACCCCGGGAGCTTAAGATCACGGCACAGCTTGAGGAAGCCTTGCGTGAAACCCATTTCGTCGTCCTGGCTGTACCGTCTCAAGCCATCAGGCACATAGCCGTGCAGATTCGCCCTTTGTTAAAGGGAGATGCTTTCATCATCAGCACAGCCAAAGGTTTGGAACAGAATACCTATTATCGCATGTCCGAAGTACTGTCGGAAGAACTGCCTCATTGGAAGCATCAAATCGCCGTTTTGTCCGGCCCCAGCCATGCGGAAGAAGTAGCCCGGCAGCTTCCCACCGCCGTAGTGGTATCGTCTTTCAGCAGGCGCACGGCGGAACTGGTACAGGATTTATTCATGAATGCCGCCTTCCGGGTCTATACCAATCCGGACATAATCGGGGTGGAGTTAGGGGGTGCCCTGAAAAACATCATCGCCCTGGCCACGGGCATTGCCGACGGGTTAGGGTTTGGTGACAATACCCGGGCAGCCTTAATGACCAGGGGAGCCGTCGAGATTGCCCGGTTAGGCACCAAAATGGGGGCGGAGATCCTCACTTTTGCCGGCTTAGCCGGGATTGGGGATTTGATTGTTACCTGCAGCAGTATGCACAGCCGCAATCGCCGGGCTGGGATCGCCTTGGGCAAAGGAGTACCCCTGGCGGAAGTGCTGGCATCCATGGGCATGGTGGTGGAAGGAGTTACCATTACCAAAACCGTTTATCAACTGGCCCAGAAGCTCCAAGTACCGATGCCCATCGCGACAGAAATGTACCACATTTTGTTTGAAGGCAAAGACGCCTTGCAAAGTGTAGACAGCTTAATGAGACGAAGCAAAACCCATGAATTGGAAGAAATAGCCATGGCTTTTGACCAGAGCTGGCAGTTTGAATAA
- the spoIVA gene encoding stage IV sporulation protein A has product MEKPDILMDIAERTGGDIYLGFPGPVRTGKSTLIKRMMELLVLPNIKNPNERDRTRDELPQSGAGRTIMTTEIKFIPKEAVEVTIKQGLNVRVRMMDCVGYYVEGAVGYEDSGQPRMVRTPWFEEAIPFQEAAEIGTRKVIAEHSTIGIAVFTDGSISDIPRENYMDAEERVIYELKESKKPFIVVLNSLHPDREDTVALAHSLEEQYDVPVLPLNVATLTHEDVIHILEEALYEFPVTEVTVNLPRWVEELETDYWLRAELEGAVREAVNKVTRLRDIDRVIEELAHNNRVDKVTLQQVDLGSGSTTIEMNTREDLFYQVLRELTGYELSGSHHILKHLVELSKIKQEFDKVAAGLQEVRNTGYGIVSPTVGDMELEEPQLIKQGGRYGVRLRATAPSIHMIRANITTELTPLIGTQQQCQDLIDYIMEEFAKDPQKIWETNVFGKTLSDLVREGIQGKLYHMPENAQIKLQETLERIANEGSGGLICIII; this is encoded by the coding sequence ATGGAAAAACCCGACATTTTAATGGACATTGCTGAACGAACGGGCGGAGACATCTACTTGGGATTTCCCGGCCCGGTAAGGACCGGTAAATCCACCTTAATAAAACGTATGATGGAACTCTTGGTTTTGCCAAACATCAAGAATCCAAATGAGCGGGACCGGACCCGGGACGAGTTACCCCAGAGTGGAGCAGGCAGAACCATTATGACCACGGAGATTAAATTCATTCCTAAAGAAGCGGTGGAAGTAACCATTAAGCAAGGATTGAACGTGAGAGTCAGGATGATGGACTGCGTAGGTTATTATGTCGAAGGAGCCGTTGGTTATGAAGACAGCGGCCAGCCGCGCATGGTGCGGACTCCTTGGTTCGAAGAGGCCATACCTTTTCAGGAAGCCGCGGAAATCGGCACCAGAAAAGTCATTGCGGAACACTCCACCATTGGCATCGCCGTCTTCACCGACGGCAGTATTTCCGACATACCCCGGGAGAACTACATGGATGCAGAAGAAAGGGTCATTTATGAATTAAAAGAAAGCAAGAAACCTTTTATCGTAGTGCTGAACTCCCTGCACCCCGACCGGGAAGATACTGTGGCCTTGGCTCATTCCTTGGAGGAACAATATGATGTTCCAGTGCTGCCCTTGAATGTTGCTACCTTAACCCACGAAGACGTCATTCATATCCTGGAGGAGGCATTATATGAATTCCCGGTTACGGAAGTCACAGTGAATTTGCCAAGATGGGTGGAAGAATTGGAAACAGATTACTGGCTGCGGGCTGAACTGGAAGGAGCGGTCAGGGAAGCGGTTAATAAAGTGACCAGGCTCCGGGACATTGACCGGGTAATTGAAGAACTGGCGCACAACAATAGGGTGGATAAAGTAACCCTGCAACAGGTAGACTTGGGCAGCGGCAGCACCACTATTGAGATGAACACCAGGGAAGACCTCTTCTATCAAGTGCTGCGCGAGCTCACCGGTTATGAGTTGTCCGGCAGCCATCATATCCTGAAACATCTGGTTGAATTGAGCAAAATAAAACAAGAATTTGATAAGGTTGCGGCAGGGCTGCAAGAGGTACGAAACACCGGCTACGGCATCGTATCCCCGACTGTCGGTGATATGGAACTGGAGGAGCCCCAGTTAATCAAACAGGGGGGCCGCTACGGCGTACGCCTGCGAGCTACCGCCCCGTCCATCCATATGATCAGGGCTAATATTACTACCGAGCTAACTCCCCTCATCGGTACCCAGCAGCAGTGCCAGGACTTAATTGACTACATCATGGAAGAGTTCGCGAAAGACCCGCAGAAAATCTGGGAAACCAATGTATTCGGTAAGACATTAAGCGATCTGGTGCGGGAGGGCATCCAAGGCAAGCTCTACCACATGCCGGAAAACGCCCAAATCAAGTTGCAAGAAACTCTGGAACGCATCGCCAATGAAGGAAGTGGTGGTCTAATCTGTATCATCATCTAA
- a CDS encoding O-acetylhomoserine aminocarboxypropyltransferase/cysteine synthase, translated as MEKHWSFHTLAVRGGHSPDPATGALAVPVFQTVAYQFQDADHAARLFALEEGGNIYSRIMNPTVDALEKRLAILEGGVGALATSSGQAAITLAIYNIAQQGDNIVAANNLYGGTINLFANTLPKWGIEFKLVPNDPQAFAAAADERTKAFFVETIGNPGLDIADLEEYAKVAHSLGIPLIVDNTFATPYLCRPIEWGADIVVHSTTKYINGHGNSIGGIIVDSGRFPWHDSKFPELVNPDPSYHGVSYTKAFGPMAYIVKARVQLMRDLGACQSPFNAFLTLQGIETLPLRMQQHCNNALSIAEYLEQHPKVSWVNYPGLASHRDHEKAKKYLRHGFGAILSFGIKGGLAAGKKFINSVKLFNLVANVGDTRSLIIHPASTTHQQLSAEQMEAGGISPDMIRLSIGIEGTEDLIADLEQAFNNI; from the coding sequence ATGGAAAAACACTGGAGCTTTCACACCTTGGCGGTGCGAGGCGGTCATTCACCTGATCCGGCGACGGGTGCGCTGGCTGTACCGGTCTTCCAGACAGTAGCCTACCAGTTTCAGGACGCTGACCACGCTGCCCGGTTATTTGCCTTGGAAGAAGGAGGCAACATCTATTCCCGGATCATGAACCCCACTGTCGATGCTTTGGAAAAAAGGCTGGCTATTCTGGAGGGAGGCGTGGGAGCCCTCGCCACTTCCAGCGGCCAAGCAGCCATCACCCTGGCCATCTATAACATTGCCCAACAGGGCGATAATATTGTTGCAGCTAACAACCTTTACGGCGGCACCATCAACCTCTTTGCCAATACCCTGCCAAAATGGGGCATTGAGTTCAAACTGGTGCCCAACGACCCGCAGGCTTTCGCCGCCGCCGCTGATGAGAGAACTAAAGCTTTCTTTGTGGAAACCATCGGCAACCCCGGCTTGGATATTGCCGATTTAGAAGAATATGCGAAGGTGGCTCATTCCCTGGGTATTCCGTTGATCGTGGATAATACCTTCGCCACCCCGTACTTGTGCCGGCCCATTGAGTGGGGGGCGGATATTGTCGTCCACTCCACCACCAAGTACATCAACGGCCACGGCAACAGCATCGGCGGCATTATTGTGGACAGCGGCAGGTTTCCCTGGCACGACAGCAAGTTTCCGGAATTAGTTAACCCGGATCCCAGTTATCACGGCGTATCGTACACAAAGGCTTTCGGTCCGATGGCGTACATTGTGAAGGCGAGGGTGCAGTTAATGAGAGACCTGGGCGCCTGCCAAAGCCCCTTTAACGCCTTTCTCACCCTGCAAGGGATAGAAACCCTTCCTTTGAGGATGCAGCAGCACTGCAACAATGCTCTGTCCATCGCTGAGTATCTGGAGCAGCATCCTAAAGTAAGCTGGGTCAACTATCCCGGTCTTGCTTCCCACCGGGACCACGAAAAGGCCAAGAAGTACTTGCGGCATGGTTTCGGCGCCATCCTCTCCTTCGGCATCAAAGGTGGGCTGGCAGCCGGCAAGAAGTTCATTAACAGTGTCAAACTGTTCAATTTGGTTGCCAACGTCGGGGACACCCGTTCCTTGATTATCCATCCCGCCAGCACCACTCATCAACAGCTGTCAGCGGAACAAATGGAAGCCGGCGGCATTTCGCCGGACATGATTAGGCTTTCCATAGGCATTGAAGGAACAGAGGACTTAATAGCGGACCTGGAGCAAGCATTCAACAACATCTAG
- a CDS encoding homoserine O-acetyltransferase, which yields MGNIGIVRTAYYSPDRKPWVLESGKTLPELTIAYETYGTLNAAGDNGVLVCHALTGDAHAAGWHSPQDRVPGWWDPLIGPGRALDTDKYFVICSNVLGGCSGTTGPSSINPVTGKPYGMSFPVFTIRDMVHVQKALLDYLGVKQLVTVIGGSMGGMQVLEWAIHYPDMLRSAIPIATAGRLAAQTIAYNQTQREAIYLDPNWKEGNYYEGEPPRRGLALARMIGTITYKSIQAWDNKFARAFSGMRPEDYYELHQRFEVENYLLYQGEKLVKRFDANCYLYLTKAMDLHDIGHPFNSYEEAFKRIRVPVLSIGVSSDFLYPTYQQKEIVSMILKTGGQAYYEEIHSPYGHDGFLIEFGQQERIISRFLAQITG from the coding sequence ATGGGCAATATCGGCATTGTGAGAACAGCATATTATTCCCCTGACCGAAAGCCTTGGGTTTTGGAAAGCGGGAAGACACTTCCGGAGCTCACCATCGCTTACGAGACTTACGGCACTCTAAACGCAGCCGGCGACAATGGGGTTTTGGTCTGCCATGCCCTGACCGGGGACGCCCATGCCGCCGGCTGGCATTCCCCCCAAGACCGAGTGCCGGGTTGGTGGGACCCTTTAATCGGCCCTGGGAGAGCTTTGGACACCGACAAGTACTTTGTCATTTGCTCAAACGTGCTGGGTGGTTGCAGCGGGACCACCGGCCCCAGTTCCATCAACCCTGTAACCGGCAAACCCTATGGCATGTCTTTTCCCGTGTTCACCATCAGGGACATGGTGCATGTCCAAAAAGCGTTGCTGGATTATTTAGGAGTCAAGCAGCTGGTCACGGTCATTGGCGGGTCCATGGGCGGGATGCAGGTATTGGAATGGGCGATTCATTACCCAGACATGCTGCGTTCGGCCATCCCCATTGCCACCGCCGGCCGCTTGGCTGCCCAGACCATAGCTTATAACCAAACACAGCGGGAAGCAATTTACTTGGACCCCAATTGGAAGGAAGGCAATTACTATGAGGGGGAACCCCCGAGACGAGGTTTGGCTTTGGCCCGCATGATTGGAACGATTACCTATAAAAGTATTCAAGCCTGGGATAACAAGTTTGCCAGGGCCTTTTCCGGAATGCGTCCGGAAGATTATTACGAATTGCACCAGCGCTTTGAAGTGGAAAACTACTTGTTGTATCAAGGGGAAAAACTAGTCAAGAGATTTGACGCCAACTGCTATCTGTACCTGACGAAAGCCATGGATCTCCACGACATAGGACACCCGTTTAACAGTTATGAAGAGGCTTTTAAGCGCATCCGAGTACCTGTATTATCCATTGGGGTATCCAGCGACTTCCTCTATCCCACCTACCAGCAAAAAGAAATCGTCTCGATGATTCTCAAAACCGGAGGGCAGGCCTATTACGAGGAGATCCATTCACCCTACGGCCATGACGGCTTCTTGATTGAATTTGGACAGCAAGAGCGCATAATCAGCCGCTTCTTAGCACAAATCACAGGTTAA
- a CDS encoding ACT domain-containing protein: MTDQLFLVKSSALPEALLRTAQAKELLAQGKARTVNEAVRLVGISRSAFYKYKDGIYPYTPPAERKLVGLSLLLNHQTGVLSRVISTITELGGNIVTINQNIPVRGVANVSITTEIDHNVTSPDHLVSCLASVKGVSKVEIVS; encoded by the coding sequence ATGACTGACCAATTGTTCTTAGTAAAATCCTCAGCACTGCCCGAGGCCTTGTTAAGAACGGCTCAAGCCAAAGAACTCCTGGCCCAAGGCAAAGCCCGGACCGTTAACGAAGCCGTCCGGCTTGTGGGCATTAGCCGCAGCGCTTTTTACAAATACAAGGACGGGATTTATCCTTATACACCGCCGGCCGAGAGAAAGCTGGTCGGTTTATCCCTACTGTTAAACCACCAAACCGGGGTGTTATCTCGTGTCATCAGTACCATTACTGAACTCGGAGGCAACATTGTCACGATTAACCAGAATATTCCCGTAAGAGGTGTAGCCAACGTTTCAATTACTACCGAAATTGATCACAACGTCACTTCACCGGACCACCTGGTGTCTTGTTTAGCCTCCGTTAAGGGGGTTTCCAAGGTAGAAATTGTCAGCTGA
- a CDS encoding homoserine dehydrogenase: protein MKLDTIRIGLLGCGVVGSGVVKQLMSNQDNIALKTGCQLEIKKILVRDLTKQRPHEIPAELFTADVNDILEDPEIQIVIELIGGIEPAKSYVVTALQKGKNIVTANKDLLAAHGKELFDAAAENGKDLRFEASVAGGIPIIQPLKESLAGNRIHRVMGIINGTTNYILTKMTAAGKEFAEALQEAQALGYAEADPSADIDGLDAARKIAILASIAFQTRVSVNEVYVEGIRSISQLDIAYARELGYSIKLLGLAQEVDGEIEVRVHPVMIPASHPLAAVNDVYNAVFVEGDAVGQTMFFGPGAGQMPTASSVVGDVMAIAKNIKLGVTGQLTGCTCFYQKRIRPIGQVRSSYYLRLLVRDQPGVLANIAGVLAENQVSIASVLQKRTIGNSAEIVIITHQVMEAGFNNAMSMIKNIPTVEQVNSIIRVETGT, encoded by the coding sequence ATAAAATTGGATACAATCAGAATTGGGCTGCTGGGCTGCGGGGTTGTCGGCTCGGGCGTTGTGAAACAGTTAATGTCCAATCAAGACAACATTGCCTTGAAGACAGGCTGTCAACTGGAAATAAAAAAGATCCTGGTGCGGGACCTGACCAAGCAACGTCCACATGAAATACCTGCGGAGCTGTTCACTGCCGATGTCAACGACATATTGGAAGACCCCGAGATTCAAATCGTCATTGAATTGATCGGCGGTATTGAACCGGCCAAAAGCTATGTTGTCACTGCCCTCCAGAAAGGAAAAAACATCGTAACGGCTAACAAAGACCTTCTGGCTGCCCATGGCAAGGAACTATTTGATGCGGCAGCGGAAAACGGAAAGGATTTGCGTTTTGAAGCCAGTGTCGCGGGGGGCATCCCCATTATTCAACCATTGAAAGAATCCCTGGCGGGTAACCGGATTCACCGGGTAATGGGGATTATTAACGGGACCACCAATTATATACTGACTAAAATGACCGCGGCAGGAAAGGAATTTGCTGAAGCATTACAAGAAGCACAAGCATTGGGATATGCGGAAGCGGATCCTTCGGCCGATATCGACGGCCTGGATGCAGCCAGGAAAATTGCCATCTTAGCTTCCATTGCTTTCCAAACGAGAGTCTCCGTCAACGAAGTCTATGTGGAAGGTATTAGGTCCATTTCCCAACTAGATATTGCGTACGCCAGGGAATTGGGCTACAGCATCAAGCTCTTGGGATTGGCCCAGGAAGTAGACGGTGAGATAGAGGTCCGGGTGCATCCTGTGATGATTCCCGCCTCCCATCCCCTGGCAGCAGTGAACGATGTATATAATGCTGTGTTCGTGGAAGGAGATGCGGTAGGGCAAACCATGTTTTTCGGCCCAGGAGCCGGGCAAATGCCCACGGCCAGCTCCGTGGTAGGGGACGTCATGGCCATTGCCAAGAACATTAAGCTGGGTGTTACCGGGCAGCTAACCGGCTGTACTTGTTTCTATCAAAAGAGAATCCGGCCTATCGGCCAGGTGCGGTCTTCGTATTATTTGCGGTTACTGGTTCGCGATCAACCCGGGGTGCTGGCCAACATAGCCGGAGTTTTGGCGGAAAACCAGGTGAGCATTGCGTCGGTTCTGCAAAAGCGCACCATAGGGAATTCTGCTGAGATTGTAATTATTACCCATCAAGTCATGGAAGCAGGTTTCAACAATGCCATGAGCATGATTAAGAACATCCCTACCGTCGAACAAGTCAACAGTATCATCCGCGTAGAAACCGGTACCTAA
- a CDS encoding homoserine kinase → MVLVSVPATTANLGPGFDVLGLALNLYNFVEMRLSSRGLTIEVEGEGKASIPTDDRNIVFQAARKVWNKCGFAYPGLHIKLSNNIPLARGLGSSAAAITGGIVAANALAGYPLSTTELLKLASEFEGHPDNVAPALLGGLVMSIVDGAHIYAHKIEIRPDIRIGAVIPHFPLSTKKGRQLLPKQVPLEDAVYNISRTAFLITAFLQDRLDLLTYGMQDKLHQPYRSSVIPGMEQALQRARAAGAQGVALSGSGPTLVAFCGEHNIDEVCHAMETAFQEQGIEVSIMKLLPDNQGARVINGGY, encoded by the coding sequence ATGGTTTTAGTTAGCGTTCCAGCAACAACCGCTAATCTCGGCCCCGGGTTTGATGTGCTTGGATTAGCTTTAAACCTGTACAATTTCGTGGAAATGCGCTTATCTTCCCGAGGTTTAACCATTGAAGTGGAAGGGGAGGGGAAAGCCAGCATTCCCACCGATGACCGCAATATTGTGTTCCAAGCCGCCCGAAAAGTTTGGAACAAATGCGGTTTTGCCTATCCCGGATTGCACATCAAACTGTCAAATAATATTCCTTTGGCTCGTGGTCTTGGTTCCAGTGCCGCTGCCATCACCGGCGGCATTGTAGCCGCCAACGCCTTGGCCGGCTACCCGCTGTCTACCACGGAGCTGCTGAAATTGGCTTCAGAATTCGAAGGACATCCCGACAATGTAGCTCCCGCCTTACTGGGAGGTCTGGTGATGAGCATTGTGGACGGTGCTCACATTTATGCCCATAAGATTGAAATCAGGCCGGACATCAGGATCGGCGCTGTCATCCCGCATTTCCCTCTATCCACCAAGAAGGGGCGCCAGCTGCTGCCGAAACAAGTGCCTTTAGAGGATGCGGTATATAATATCAGCCGCACGGCTTTTCTCATTACGGCTTTCCTTCAAGACCGGCTTGATTTGTTGACCTATGGGATGCAAGACAAACTCCACCAGCCGTACCGTTCTTCCGTGATCCCGGGCATGGAACAGGCGCTGCAAAGAGCCAGAGCGGCCGGAGCTCAGGGAGTGGCCTTGAGCGGTTCCGGGCCTACCCTGGTAGCCTTTTGTGGGGAGCATAATATTGATGAGGTATGTCATGCCATGGAAACCGCTTTTCAGGAACAAGGGATTGAGGTATCGATCATGAAACTATTACCCGACAATCAAGGGGCGCGGGTAATCAATGGGGGTTATTGA